TTAAATTTTTTCTTTGCTTCTTCCGCATTACGGCATACACAAAGATTGCCACACATGTTACCGTGGGAAATTCCTGTACCAGAAATCAATACATTTCCCACTACATGGACTTTAATCATATTAGTAGTACCGGAAATACCCAGAGGAATACCAGCTGTGATTACAACCAGATCTCCACTGGAAAGATAGCCGGCCTCGGTTGCAACATCTACTACATGGTCAAACAGCTCGTCCGTTGTATCTTTTTCCTGTAAAAATACAGGATAAACACCCCAGGAAAGGTTCATCTGGCGGTATACTCTTGGATCTGTAGATCCACCAATAATTGGAACATTAGGGCGGAACTTGCTAATTTCTCTTGCGGTCATACCGGATTTTGTCACTGTAATAATCGCAGTCGCCAATAGGTTGTGGGCTGTTGTAACGGTAGCTTTGGAAATTGCGTTTGTAACATTTGTTGTTTCTTCTTCGCTGGTAGCTTCTCTTGTTGCAAACCGTTTTTTATAGTGGATATTTGTTTCGGTTTCTTCTGCGATTCTCGTCATTGCTTTTAAGGCTTCGACTGGATATTTACCAGCAGCTGTTTCACCAGAAAGCATAATGGCACTGGTACCATCATAGATAGCGTTTGCCACGTCACTGGTTTCCGCTCTGGTTGGGCGTGGATTTTGCATCATGCTGTCCAGCATTTGGGTTGCTGTAATCACCTGTTTCCCAGCTCGGTAAGCTTTTTTAATTAACATTTTCTGAATAGGTGGAAGCTGTTCAAAGGGAATTTCTACTCCCATATCGCCACGGGCAACCATAATACCGTCTACTAGGCGCAAAATTTCATCAATATTCTCCACACCTTCCCGGTTTTCAATTTTTGCGATAATCTTCATCCAGTGGCAGTTGTGCTTATTAAGAATGCTGCGGATATCCATAATATCCTGGGCAGAACGGGTAAAAGAAGCCGCAATAAAATCAAACCCGGTTTCAATCCCAAATACAATGTCGGATTCGTCCTTCTCACTTACATAAGGAAGTGAAAGGCTAATGTCAGGGACATTGATACTCTTACGATCAGAGATTTTTCCACCATTTACAATAGTACAGACAATCTTTTCATTATCAAAAGAAGTTACTTTTAGTTCAATTAAACCATCATCAATTAAAATTCTTGTTCCTAAGGCAATATCTTTTGGAAGGTCTTGGTAGGTAATGGAAACACCGGTTTCATCTCCGATACGCTCTTTGGTGTAAAGGGTAAAAGTGTTTCCTTCTTTTAAAATAGCTTTGCCATCTTTTAAGGTATGGATACGGATTTCAGGACCTTTGGTATCCAATAAAGTTGCAATGGGAAGCCCTAATTCCTCACGCATTTTCACAATTTTGTCAAAACGCTGTTTGTGTTCTTCGTGAGTCTGGTGAGAAAAGTTAAAACGCGCTACGTTCATACCAGAGAGCATTAATTGACGCAATACTTTATCGTCATCGGTTGCTGGGCCTAAAGTGCAGATGATCTTTGTTTTTCGTAGCATAGTGAAATCAACCTCCAAAATATCGGAATAGCAGTATAGCGCTACTACCATCTTAATCAATATACGACCAAACATTGATTACAATGATGAGGTCGTTTATTCTTTTAAATTATACTATAGACAATTTCAAATTACAAGCGTGATGATGCAAAGATTGCATAAATTTATTACAATTTATTTGTTTAATCTCCACTATTAATGCACAGGATAAAAACAATTTTCATATGATACAAAAGATAGGAATTGAGGTGAGACCATTGCAGGAATTTGTGAAAATTAAAAATATAATAGAACAATATCAAGCAGATAATGGCGAAGTACTGGCACTGGATGGGGTAAGCCTTTCGGTAGCGCAAGGGGAGTTGGTCAGTATTGTTGGCCCTAGCGGCTGCGGAAAATCCACCTTGCTTTCCATCGTGGCAGGATTGGAACAGCCAACCCACGGCAGTATTGAGGTAAATGGGAAGGAAATTACAAGAGTATCTTCCCAAATCGCTTATATGCTGCAAGATGATAACCTGTTAGAGTGGCGGTCGATCTATAAAAATATATTATTAGGTCTTGAAATACAAAAAAAGAAAACACCGGAAAATATTGCTTATGTTAACCAGCTAATTGATAATTATGGATTAGGGGAGTTTAAGCAAAAATATCCATCACAGCTTTCTGGCGGAATGAGGCAGAGGGCTGCTCTAATTCGTACTTTAGCAATTAAACCGGAGTTGCTTTTATTGGATGAAGCTTTTTCCGCACTGGATTATCAAACTAGATTGCAGGTAACAGATGACGTCCGTCAGATCCTACGGAAAGAAGGGAAAACCACAATAATGGTTACCCATGATATTCCAGAGGCAATCAGTATGTCTGACCGGGTAGTAGTATTATCTGCACGTCCTGGTAAAGTCAAAGCAGTGCATACTCTGGATTTTGGGGAAGATTTAAAACCGTTAGAACGGCGGAAGCAGCCAAAGTTCAGCGAATATTTCAATGAGATTTGGGGTGAGTTGGTTGAAAAATGAATCAAATCAGCTTTCGGCTGAACGCCAAAACTATCTCAAACGGAAAAAGCGGAACCGTAATCTGGTTAGGGTGACACAACTGGGCATTTTGGTTGTATTAATTGCCCTTTGGGAGATTTTAGCGGATATTGGCGTTATCGATAGCTTTATTATGAGTAGCCCTTCCCGTATTTTAAAAACATTTGGTAACTTATCTAATAATGGAATTTTAACTCATTTAGGGGTTACTTTATATGAGACATTAACGGGATTCTTTTTAGGGGTTATTTTGGGGATCATCATTGCGATTATTCTATGGTGGTCTAAATTTTTATCCAAAGTAAGTGAGCCATTTTTGGTGGTATTAAATAGTTTACCCAAAATTGCGTTGGGGCCAGTTATTATCATTTGGGTAGGGGCAGGAACAGGTGCAATTGTTTTTATGGCAGTAGCGATTTCGTTAATTGTTACTGTACTGGAAATGCTCAATGGATTCCGCAGTACTAACCCAGAGATGATACGGATGGCGCAGAGTTTTTCCGCTAGTAAAGCGCAGATTTTTACTAAAATTGTATTTCCATCCAATCTGCATACCTTGTTTAACTCATTAAAAGTAAATATAGGGCTATCCCTGGTTGGGGTAATTGCAGGAGAATTTTTAGTATCCAAAGCGGGGCTTGGTTATTTAATTGTATATGGCGGCCAGGTCTTTAAATTGGATTTGGTTATGGCAAGTGTCATTATTCTTGCAATAGTAGCGGCAGTTTTATACGAAGTTGTTGTGTTAGGTGAAAAATTGGTGAACCATTTTGTAAGTCACCGCTAATATAAAGCAGAAATCTAGGATTCTATTATGCGGCAAGAAATTCCCCCAGCGGGGTTTCATTTTATTTTTTCAGGAGGGACAGTATGCGTTATTGGAAGAAAATACTTAGTGTTCTATTAGCTGGTATTATGTGTTGCCTGGTAGCGGCAGGATGTTCTAGTGAAAAAGAGGAAGGTTTGACAAAATTAAATGTTTGTGAAGTAACCCATTCGTTGTTTTACGCTCCCCAATATGTTGCTATTTCGGAAGGATTTTTTGCGGAAGAAGGCTTGGAGCTAGAATTGAGCAATGGCGGTGGAGCAGATAAAGTTATGGCTGCGATTCTGTCAGGGGATATGGATATTGGGTTGGCAGGCCCAGAGGCAAGTATTTATGTATATAATGAAGGAAAAGAGGATCATCCACAAGTATTTGCCCAATTGACCAAACGGGATGGCTCTTTTTTGGTAGCAAAAGAGGATATACAGGGTTTTACATGGGATGATATTAAAGGAAAAACAGTGATTCCAGGTAGAAAAGGTGGAGTGCCTTACATGACATTGGAATATATTATTAAAGAAAATGGAATTGACCCAGCAACTGACACTACTTTAGACGACAGCATCCAGTTTGATTTAATGGCTGGGGCGTTCTCCAGTGGTACAGCGGACTTTGTTACTTTATTTGAGCCTACTGCATCTATGATTGAACAGGAAGGTAAAGGCCATATTGTATGTTCTATTGGTACAGAGAGCGGTGAAATCCCTTATACCGCTTACTGTGCGAAACAGAGTTATATGGAAGAAAACCCTGAGATTATTCAAGGATTTACCAATGCAGTAGCAAAAGGGCAGCAATGGGTAAAGGAACATACCGCAGAAGAAATTGCGGAGTCCATTGTGGATTTCTTCCCAGATACAGATGTAGAAACTTTATCAAGAGGTTTACAAAGCTATATTGATGCGGATGCTTGGAATGCTACCCCTGTTATGAAAAAAGAAGCTTTCCAACGTTTGCAAGATGTTATGATTTCCGCAGGGGAACTATCTGAATATGTTCCATTTGAGGAAATTATCAACAACAGCTATGCGGAAAAAGTAAACTAAGCAGCCATTTGTTCAAAATTAGCAAGAAAAAAGTTACAATTGGTATTTTTGCGGCTGCATAGGATAAAGGGAAGGAGTGTGAAAGATGAAATTTACCTTTGATATGACAGTAGGGCAATTACTGGAAAATCCAAAATCCCGTTCGGTTTTTGAGAAGTATACTCCACAACTTGTGCATCATCCTATGATTGGAATGGTAAAACATTTTAAACTAAAAGATTTGATGCAGTATGCTGGAAAAGCAAATATTTCTCAAGAAACTGTGAAAAAAATCCAAACAGAATTGGAATCCCTGTCCTAGTAAAAAATAGGCTATCCTGAAAGGATAGCCTATTTTTACTGTTGTTTTAGGTTGTTTTTTCCTCTATTTAGTGGTACAATACAACCAAAAAGTTGGGAGGGAAAATAGATGGAAAAAATTGAATTTTTACAAAAAAATCTTTCTTTTTGGAACCGGCTAACTAAGACAGAACAACATCTGTTGGAACAAAATGCAATCGAAAAGTCTTTTTGTAAAGGGGAAGTTTTACATAATAGTTCAGAAGGTTGTTTGGGAATGGTACTAGTAAAAAGCGGACAGATTAGGGCATATCTGTTATCGGAAGATGGAAGAGAAATCACATTGATGCGGCTTTTTCAAGGGGATATCTGTGTTTTATCCGCTTCTTGTATTTTGGATGCGATTACCTTTGAAGTTTCGATTGATGCGGAAGAAGATAGCCAGGTTGTTATCCTTCCCTCTAATTTAATGCACCAGTTGATGGAACAAAATATTCATGTAGAAAATTTTACCTATCAGTTAATTGCAGCAAGTTTTTCGGATGTTATGTGGACGATGCAGCAAATTCTATTTATGAGTTTTGATAAACGCCTAGCTATTTTTTTATTGGATGAGGTGGCAAAAAACCATTCAGATGCTTTAAAAATTACCCATGAGCAGATTGCAAAGTACATGGGAAGCGCACGGGAAGTTGTTTCCCGTATGTTAAAATATTTTGAAGGGGAAGGAATTGTGGCACTTTCCCGAGGAGGAATTCAAGTATTGGATAAGAAAAAATTAAAAGGACTATTGAACTGATTCGATTTCTCCAATTTTTGAAGAATCCTATTGGACTTCTACTCAGAAAAGCATCCAATTATAGACCAACAAGAGGTTTCGGTATACAAACAAAAAATCCAGGCAAATTATTTGCCTGGATTTTTTATTGAACAGATTTGTGCCGAACGATAACAACCGCCATATGGTAAACTACATATATTGTTTTGGATATTCTCCATGGTTAAGTCAAAAAGTTTATTGTATAGGTATTATCCTAACATTTCTAAAATAGCGGTTTTTGGTTGGACGCCGACAGAAGTGGATTGTTTCTGTCCATCTTTGAATACCATGAGGGTTGGGATACTCATGACCTGGAAAGATTGTGCCAATTCCATTTGTTCATCAATATTAATTTTACCTACTTTTACTTGTGGATTTTCTGCAGCAATTTCATCAATAACTGGCGAAAGCATTTTACATGGCATACACCAATCAGCCCAAAAATCCAATAATACTGGGCGGTCGGATTGTAATACCTCTTGTTCAAAATTTTCTTTTGTAATATGCAATACTGACATTTGTCAGGACTCCTTTCTGTTTGATCTGGTTTCAGTATACTCTATGTTTGTTATTTATTCTGTAACCAAGTCACACAAGGACTATTTTTTAAATAGTTGGGGGCCAGGATAGTAAGCATTGCAGCCAAGATAGGATTCAATTTTTAACAGCCTATTGTATTTCGCAACCCGTTCGGTACGGGAAGGGGCACCTGTTTTGATCTGGCCTGCGTTGGTGGCAACTGCTAAATCCGCGATGGTTGTATCCTCTGTTTCCCCGCTACGATGGGAAATAACAGCATGATATCCATTTTCCTGTGCCAGACGGATAGCGTCCAATGTTTCACTTAGGGTACCAATTTGATTTACCTTAATGAGGATTGCATTTCCTGCTTGTTGGGAAATCCCTTGCTGCAACCGTTTTGGATTTGTAACAAACAGGTCATCCCCCACAATCTGTACCCCTTTTAAACTGCGGGTAATTTGGGTGAATCCATCAAAGTCTACTTCAGATAATGGGTCCTCAATAGAAACAATTGGATATTGTTGGCACAATTTTTCAAAATAGGAAATTAACGACTCAGTTGTGTGAACCTGGTTCTTTTTGGGCAATACATAGCAATTTTCTTGGTACCATTCACTGGAAGCCGCATCCAAAGCAATGCAAATATCTGACCCTGGTTTATAGCCACATTGTTCCGTTGCCTGTAAAATCAATTGGATTGCCTGTTCATCTTCTTCCAGGTTTGGGGCATACCCTCCTTCATCTCCAACGGAGGTGGAAAGTCCTTTTTCCTTTAAAATAGAGCCGAGTTTGTGGAAGATCTCCACACACATTTGTAAGCCGCGGGAAAAACTATCCGCACCTACTGGCATAATCATAAATTCCTGAATATCAATATTATTTGCCGCATGAGCTCCACCGTTTAAAATATTCATCATGGGTACAGGGAGTTCCATTGCACGAACACCGCCTAAATAACGGTATAATGGTAATTCACAAAAATTAGCGGCTGCTTTTGCGTTGGCAAGGGAAACTGCCAAAATTGCGTTTGCCCCTAAACTGCTTTTGTTTTCTGTACCATCTAATTCACGCATGGCATCATCAATGTTTTTTTGGTTTAAGCAATTTTTCCCTTTTAACGTTGCTGCAATGTGTAGATTAATGTTTTCCACAGCCTGTAGTGTACCTTTTCCGCCATACCGCTGTGGATTATTGTCCCGCAGTTCATGGGCTTCATAAATACCAGTAGATGCACCGGAGGGAACACTGGCGGTTCCCACTTTTCCATTTTCCAAAACCACAGTTGCTTCTACCGTTGGATTTCCTCTGGAATCAATAATCTCTCTACCAAAAACCGATTTAATCGTTGACATAATAAACGGCTCCTTTTTTCTTAATTTTAGTTTTAGTATGGACTGTTTAAGCAATTTTTATCATAGAGTATTCAAAAATCCAGAATATTCCAATTGTTTTTTGGAAAATCCTTGGCATACTAGTAAAGCAAATCAAAGTAATGAACCCCACAATTGCGGGGGATTTTTAAATGGAGATGAAGATCTTATGAAAAAAATATTAGTAACATTGATGGTTTCTTTCTTATGTTTAGTAATGTTATCCGGATGTTCCGGAGATAAGGACAAAGATAACTCATCCAAAAATTCTTCTGCGTCCAGCAGTTTATCCAGTACTGTTTCCGATTTGGAATCCAAAGGTTCTGATGTTGCTAGCGATATAAAAGACACGACAAGCAAAGTAGTAAGTGATGGAAAAGAAGCTGTTAGCAGTATGATGGACCATAGTAGTACCAATGAAAGTTCTAAAGGATAAATGATGAAAAATTATAAAAAAATAGCAATCCAACTGGTAGCAGTTGGATTGGCTAGTACCATATTAACTGGCTGTGGCACAAAAGGAAAAGATAGCTCATCCCAAACATCCTCTAAAGTACCATTGCCGTCAACCAGTTCTTCCCCTGTTATCAATGCAGTTTCCCCTACTTTCGGTAATTTAGATACGAAAAAACAAGGTTGGGGCCAGGGAGTACAGTTTGACGAACAAAATATACCCATTTCCTGTACAACATTTCAAGAAAAATACGGAAAATATAATGCTGTTTTTGTCAAACAGAATTGTGAAAATCAGATTTTCCTTACCTTTGATGAAGGATATGAAAATGGATATACCTCCAAAATCCTGGATGTTTTAAAGGAAAAACAGGTTCCTGCAGTATTTTTTGTTACCTATGATTATGCCAGCAAAAATCCGGATTTGATTCAACGAATGATTGACGAAGGGCATATTGTGGGGAACCATAGTTATAGCCACCCATCTATGCCAGAAATTAGTGTAGAAAAACAGCAAGAAGAAATTACAAAACTCCATGATTATATTAAACAGGAATTTTCCTATACCATGACGCTGTTCCGTCCTCCAAAAGGGGAATTTTCGGAACAAAGCCTTGCTGTAGCAAAAGAGTTAGGATATGAAACTGTGTTTTGGAGTTTTGCTTATTCAGATTGGAATGTGGATAAACAGCCAGACCCATCAGAAGCTTTGAAAAAAACAGTAGACCGTGCCCATAATGGAGCGGTTTACCTATTGCATGCAGTGAGCAAGACCAATACTGAGATTTTAGGCAACATGATTGACCAACTTCAACAGGAAGGGTACAACTTCCAACCAATGGCAGAATAATATAAAAACACCTGGATTTTTTAAATAAGATCCAGGTGTTTTTATATTTCAAAATAATTACTGTGGATTAGTTTAAATGTTAGAAAAAGAACACCAAACCAACAATGACTTTCCATTATTTCGCGATTAATTTTTACATAATTGAACCAATTTAGGGATGAATATCATGGCACATACTCCTATCAGGACTATTGCAATTACTACTTTGACATAAAAGAAAGATTTTTGTTCGACAGTTGCATCGTAGATTATTGTTTCCGTTCCGTCCAAATTTACCCTGACCAATTGATTTTTATCCACAAATAGCATGCGGTCCAAAATTTTTGAGGAATTTTGGAGCCGGTAGGTTATTCCATTGGATATTTTCGTGTGGTTCCCTAAGTACTCATAGTAATAACGGCGGGTGTTATCATCGTCTGTGAGTAGATAATTCATATCAACCAATTCCCCTTGCAGAGTGATTTCAGCCATAACGGTAGATATACCAAAAATTAAAATCAAATTATCTTCCTTCCAATCAACTTGAACATCTGTATTACTATCAATATAAATAATAGATTGAAATTCATAGTTTGGGTTGTAAATAGAAATTGAGCTGGGATCACCAAAGCAGCTAATTGCTACCCATCCATTTTCTGAAACAGCAAACCAATCAGGGATAGGATGTTTTTCCGGCTGTTCCGTTGTGATATGTAAATCGGTATTATTCCAGATGGTTTGTTGTTTGTCAGGACGAATCGTACTTGTTTTGATATTGTTTGGAAAAGCAAATGCTATTGATGGAAACACAAAGAACATACAACAGAATAAAAGTAAAGCAATTCTGATCCGTTTCATATTATCTTCCCCTACTCAATCAAATGGTATTTATAATTTATGGAGTATAAGTTTTACAATATATAAAATACCTCCTGTTATAGAAAATAGAATAACAAGAGGTAATTGTAACATTATTATTTTGTTTTTTCTTCCAGTTTATCCACAGCGGGTTCGATATAACTACTGTCAAATCCTTCAATGGCACCATTGTCACATGCTTTCGCAAATTCTGGGTTGATTGGCAGTTTTGCTAAAACATCCAGGTCAAAATCCTTCGCAATTTCATCAATGTGGCTTTCCCCAAAAATAGAAATTGTCTTACCACAATCTGGACATTGGAAATAGCTATAGTTTTCGATGATACCTAAAATTGGAATATTCATCATATTTGCCATATTTACTGCTTTGGCAACAATCATAGAAACCAATTCTTGTGGTGAGGTGACAACGATAATACCGTCCAATGGGATGGACTGGAACACGGTCAATGGTACATCACCAGTTCCTGGAGGCATGTCCACAAACATATAGTCTACATTTTCCCAAAGCACATTCTGCCAGAACTGTTGTACGGTGCCAGCAATAACAGGCCCTCTCCATACAACCGGCATACGTTCATCATCCAATAGCAGATTAACAGAAACGACGTCGATCCCCGTATCGGTTTTAACAGGGTAAAGGGTATCTTGGGTTCCTTGGATTCTTTCGTTTAAGCCAAATAATTTTGGAATGGAAGGGCCAGTAATATCCGCATCTAAAACAGCAGTGTGGTAACCCCTTCTATTAAAAGCGCAAGCCATCATTGCTGTTACCAGGGATTTTCCAACTCCGCCTTTACCGCTGACAACCCCAATTACTTTTTGGATGCTGCTGCCTTCATGAGGTTTTTTTAACAGGCTCTCTTGGGTTCTGGAGCTACAGTCTTTTCCACAGCTACTGCAATCATGTGTACATTCGCTCATTACTTCATCTCCTCATTTTATCCACCATCCAATGATAGGATGGTTCTTTTTATACTCTTTTAAAATTATAATCCGAATCGATGTTATTTGTCAATCTATAAGCATATTAAAATAAAATTTACAATTATTCCGGTTAAAAGCTTGACGCTGTATGCTATAATGATGATATGTTTGTATTATTTGTAATCCAAACTATTTTATGTTAAAGGAAACAGAACATGCTGGTTTCAATTGAATCAATTGATAAATTTTATTTAGGCAATCCAGTATTACAACAGGTTAGCGCCACAATTGAAGATCATGACAGGATTGGTCTGATTGGCGCCAACGGTGCCGGTAAATCAACTTTGCTTCGGCTGATTTGTGATCTAGAATCTCCTGATACT
This is a stretch of genomic DNA from Clostridium facile. It encodes these proteins:
- a CDS encoding ABC transporter substrate-binding protein; amino-acid sequence: MRYWKKILSVLLAGIMCCLVAAGCSSEKEEGLTKLNVCEVTHSLFYAPQYVAISEGFFAEEGLELELSNGGGADKVMAAILSGDMDIGLAGPEASIYVYNEGKEDHPQVFAQLTKRDGSFLVAKEDIQGFTWDDIKGKTVIPGRKGGVPYMTLEYIIKENGIDPATDTTLDDSIQFDLMAGAFSSGTADFVTLFEPTASMIEQEGKGHIVCSIGTESGEIPYTAYCAKQSYMEENPEIIQGFTNAVAKGQQWVKEHTAEEIAESIVDFFPDTDVETLSRGLQSYIDADAWNATPVMKKEAFQRLQDVMISAGELSEYVPFEEIINNSYAEKVN
- a CDS encoding Mrp/NBP35 family ATP-binding protein is translated as MSECTHDCSSCGKDCSSRTQESLLKKPHEGSSIQKVIGVVSGKGGVGKSLVTAMMACAFNRRGYHTAVLDADITGPSIPKLFGLNERIQGTQDTLYPVKTDTGIDVVSVNLLLDDERMPVVWRGPVIAGTVQQFWQNVLWENVDYMFVDMPPGTGDVPLTVFQSIPLDGIIVVTSPQELVSMIVAKAVNMANMMNIPILGIIENYSYFQCPDCGKTISIFGESHIDEIAKDFDLDVLAKLPINPEFAKACDNGAIEGFDSSYIEPAVDKLEEKTK
- a CDS encoding delta-lactam-biosynthetic de-N-acetylase, with the translated sequence MKNYKKIAIQLVAVGLASTILTGCGTKGKDSSSQTSSKVPLPSTSSSPVINAVSPTFGNLDTKKQGWGQGVQFDEQNIPISCTTFQEKYGKYNAVFVKQNCENQIFLTFDEGYENGYTSKILDVLKEKQVPAVFFVTYDYASKNPDLIQRMIDEGHIVGNHSYSHPSMPEISVEKQQEEITKLHDYIKQEFSYTMTLFRPPKGEFSEQSLAVAKELGYETVFWSFAYSDWNVDKQPDPSEALKKTVDRAHNGAVYLLHAVSKTNTEILGNMIDQLQQEGYNFQPMAE
- a CDS encoding ABC transporter ATP-binding protein, translating into MQEFVKIKNIIEQYQADNGEVLALDGVSLSVAQGELVSIVGPSGCGKSTLLSIVAGLEQPTHGSIEVNGKEITRVSSQIAYMLQDDNLLEWRSIYKNILLGLEIQKKKTPENIAYVNQLIDNYGLGEFKQKYPSQLSGGMRQRAALIRTLAIKPELLLLDEAFSALDYQTRLQVTDDVRQILRKEGKTTIMVTHDIPEAISMSDRVVVLSARPGKVKAVHTLDFGEDLKPLERRKQPKFSEYFNEIWGELVEK
- the eno gene encoding phosphopyruvate hydratase codes for the protein MSTIKSVFGREIIDSRGNPTVEATVVLENGKVGTASVPSGASTGIYEAHELRDNNPQRYGGKGTLQAVENINLHIAATLKGKNCLNQKNIDDAMRELDGTENKSSLGANAILAVSLANAKAAANFCELPLYRYLGGVRAMELPVPMMNILNGGAHAANNIDIQEFMIMPVGADSFSRGLQMCVEIFHKLGSILKEKGLSTSVGDEGGYAPNLEEDEQAIQLILQATEQCGYKPGSDICIALDAASSEWYQENCYVLPKKNQVHTTESLISYFEKLCQQYPIVSIEDPLSEVDFDGFTQITRSLKGVQIVGDDLFVTNPKRLQQGISQQAGNAILIKVNQIGTLSETLDAIRLAQENGYHAVISHRSGETEDTTIADLAVATNAGQIKTGAPSRTERVAKYNRLLKIESYLGCNAYYPGPQLFKK
- the trxA gene encoding thioredoxin, which produces MSVLHITKENFEQEVLQSDRPVLLDFWADWCMPCKMLSPVIDEIAAENPQVKVGKINIDEQMELAQSFQVMSIPTLMVFKDGQKQSTSVGVQPKTAILEMLG
- a CDS encoding Crp/Fnr family transcriptional regulator — its product is MEKIEFLQKNLSFWNRLTKTEQHLLEQNAIEKSFCKGEVLHNSSEGCLGMVLVKSGQIRAYLLSEDGREITLMRLFQGDICVLSASCILDAITFEVSIDAEEDSQVVILPSNLMHQLMEQNIHVENFTYQLIAASFSDVMWTMQQILFMSFDKRLAIFLLDEVAKNHSDALKITHEQIAKYMGSAREVVSRMLKYFEGEGIVALSRGGIQVLDKKKLKGLLN
- a CDS encoding ABC transporter permease gives rise to the protein MKNESNQLSAERQNYLKRKKRNRNLVRVTQLGILVVLIALWEILADIGVIDSFIMSSPSRILKTFGNLSNNGILTHLGVTLYETLTGFFLGVILGIIIAIILWWSKFLSKVSEPFLVVLNSLPKIALGPVIIIWVGAGTGAIVFMAVAISLIVTVLEMLNGFRSTNPEMIRMAQSFSASKAQIFTKIVFPSNLHTLFNSLKVNIGLSLVGVIAGEFLVSKAGLGYLIVYGGQVFKLDLVMASVIILAIVAAVLYEVVVLGEKLVNHFVSHR
- the pyk gene encoding pyruvate kinase, giving the protein MLRKTKIICTLGPATDDDKVLRQLMLSGMNVARFNFSHQTHEEHKQRFDKIVKMREELGLPIATLLDTKGPEIRIHTLKDGKAILKEGNTFTLYTKERIGDETGVSITYQDLPKDIALGTRILIDDGLIELKVTSFDNEKIVCTIVNGGKISDRKSINVPDISLSLPYVSEKDESDIVFGIETGFDFIAASFTRSAQDIMDIRSILNKHNCHWMKIIAKIENREGVENIDEILRLVDGIMVARGDMGVEIPFEQLPPIQKMLIKKAYRAGKQVITATQMLDSMMQNPRPTRAETSDVANAIYDGTSAIMLSGETAAGKYPVEALKAMTRIAEETETNIHYKKRFATREATSEEETTNVTNAISKATVTTAHNLLATAIITVTKSGMTAREISKFRPNVPIIGGSTDPRVYRQMNLSWGVYPVFLQEKDTTDELFDHVVDVATEAGYLSSGDLVVITAGIPLGISGTTNMIKVHVVGNVLISGTGISHGNMCGNLCVCRNAEEAKKKFKKGDILVIPQTDNTLIDVIRDASGIIVEQDGLNSHAAIAGLALDIPVIIGAHDATKVLKHGITVQMDAERGIISSTHQH